Proteins co-encoded in one Streptococcus pyogenes genomic window:
- a CDS encoding Panacea domain-containing protein: MHALFVANYIIEYSNKKGYKINNLKLQKLLYFVNVRNILENGAPLFEESMEKWKYGPVVPDVYHEYKRFGAFSISTDEMIMEYVEFSVSPFGELSDLEITEYDSQKVENTQLIENTVDALHGFGPFELVDITHDHTPWKKYEDRIMDGVQGIKYTIEEIKDFFGHNPGAKIWVQ; this comes from the coding sequence ATGCATGCGTTATTTGTTGCAAATTATATAATTGAGTATTCAAATAAAAAAGGCTACAAAATTAATAACCTTAAATTGCAAAAATTATTATACTTCGTTAATGTAAGAAACATTCTTGAAAATGGAGCTCCGCTTTTTGAAGAGAGTATGGAAAAGTGGAAGTATGGACCGGTTGTTCCTGATGTCTATCATGAATATAAACGTTTTGGAGCTTTTTCCATTTCTACAGACGAGATGATTATGGAATATGTTGAATTCAGCGTCAGCCCATTCGGGGAGTTATCTGACTTAGAGATAACTGAATATGACTCACAAAAAGTAGAGAATACTCAATTGATTGAGAATACAGTTGATGCTCTGCATGGGTTCGGTCCGTTCGAACTTGTTGATATTACTCACGACCATACACCTTGGAAAAAGTATGAGGATAGAATAATGGACGGTGTCCAAGGAATTAAATATACAATCGAAGAAATAAAAGACTTTTTTGGACATAATCCAGGGGCTAAAATATGGGTACAATAG
- a CDS encoding glucosaminidase domain-containing protein, producing the protein MAFLDKIKSAVIAEWHTHKILPSLTAAQAILESGWGKYAPHNALFGIKADSSWTGKSFNTKTQEEYQPGIVTDIVDRFRAYDSWTDSIIDHGKFLNDNPRYKAVIGETDYKKACYAIKAAGYATASSYVELLIQLIEENDLQSWDREALKNNKEETMTTANEIVQYCVNLANSGMGVDKDGAHGTQCCDLPCFVAKNWFGVDLWGNAIDLLDSASAQGWEVHRMPTEANPKAGATFVQSVPYHQFGHTGIVIEDSDGYTMRTVEQNIDGNPDALYVGAPARFNTRDFTGVIGWFYPPYQGDTVTQPVRTEPQTSDTIVEIPKTGTFTLDVAEINIRRWPSLASEVVGSYKQGDTVSFDSEGYANGYYWISYVGGSGMRDYLAIGQTDKDGNRISIWGKLN; encoded by the coding sequence ATGGCATTTTTAGACAAAATAAAAAGCGCAGTTATCGCAGAGTGGCACACTCATAAGATTTTGCCATCTCTGACAGCTGCTCAAGCCATTTTAGAGAGCGGGTGGGGCAAGTATGCTCCACATAATGCTTTGTTTGGTATCAAGGCAGATAGCTCTTGGACTGGTAAGTCATTTAATACAAAAACTCAGGAGGAGTACCAGCCTGGTATCGTCACGGATATTGTGGACCGATTTAGGGCCTATGATAGTTGGACTGACAGTATTATTGATCATGGCAAATTTTTAAACGATAATCCACGCTACAAAGCAGTTATCGGTGAGACTGACTATAAAAAAGCTTGTTACGCTATTAAAGCAGCTGGATACGCTACGGCAAGTAGCTATGTCGAACTTTTAATCCAACTGATTGAGGAAAACGACTTACAAAGTTGGGATAGAGAAGCTCTTAAAAATAATAAGGAGGAAACGATGACAACCGCAAACGAAATTGTACAATACTGTGTTAACCTTGCTAATTCAGGCATGGGTGTTGACAAAGACGGTGCTCACGGGACGCAATGCTGTGACTTGCCTTGTTTTGTCGCTAAAAATTGGTTTGGTGTTGATCTTTGGGGCAATGCGATTGATTTATTAGACAGCGCAAGTGCGCAAGGCTGGGAAGTCCATCGTATGCCAACAGAGGCAAACCCAAAAGCAGGCGCTACATTTGTCCAATCAGTGCCGTATCATCAATTTGGACATACGGGAATTGTTATCGAGGATAGTGACGGTTACACCATGCGCACTGTCGAGCAAAACATTGATGGCAATCCTGATGCTTTGTATGTCGGTGCACCAGCTCGTTTTAACACTCGTGACTTTACTGGCGTGATAGGTTGGTTTTACCCCCCATATCAAGGGGATACAGTCACGCAACCAGTCAGAACCGAGCCGCAAACGTCTGACACTATCGTAGAGATACCAAAAACAGGTACTTTTACCCTAGATGTCGCAGAGATTAATATTAGACGTTGGCCAAGCCTAGCCAGTGAAGTAGTAGGTAGCTATAAGCAAGGCGATACCGTTAGCTTTGATAGTGAGGGCTACGCTAATGGCTATTACTGGATTAGCTATGTTGGAGGTTCAGGTATGCGTGACTACCTAGCTATTGGACAGACTGATAAAGACGGGAACCGCATCAGTATTTGGGGTAAATTAAATTAG
- a CDS encoding holin — protein MNKWFKKVAIKTIKTMAQTAVGLIGSSVLITDINWPTMLSAVLLSGLTCVLMNVSQIKEEE, from the coding sequence ATGAATAAATGGTTTAAAAAAGTAGCAATCAAAACAATCAAAACAATGGCACAAACAGCTGTTGGTCTTATCGGGTCAAGCGTGTTGATTACGGATATTAACTGGCCAACGATGTTGTCAGCGGTATTACTATCAGGACTAACTTGTGTCCTGATGAATGTGTCACAAATTAAAGAAGAGGAGTAA
- a CDS encoding DUF1617 family protein, translated as MDLTLKNKDLNTFYSVLDKIKITNMRANRGRAKLLAKVVDKINEYAKDEADIIDLYALKNKDGKFVIDEHKNIKIEDPKKIDELNDLLTELGNEDITIKGHEYSKRFIDFLEYLAESEDEFTSEEIVLIDNILEQFEESKGE; from the coding sequence ATGGATTTAACACTAAAAAATAAAGACTTAAACACGTTTTATAGCGTACTTGACAAAATCAAAATCACTAATATGCGTGCCAACCGTGGACGTGCCAAGCTACTGGCAAAAGTGGTCGATAAAATCAACGAGTACGCCAAGGATGAGGCTGACATTATTGACTTGTACGCTCTAAAAAATAAAGACGGCAAGTTTGTCATCGACGAGCATAAAAATATCAAGATTGAGGACCCAAAAAAAATCGACGAGCTCAACGACTTACTGACAGAGCTTGGTAATGAGGACATCACTATCAAAGGCCATGAGTATTCAAAACGCTTTATCGATTTCTTGGAATATCTAGCCGAATCAGAAGATGAATTTACATCAGAGGAAATCGTCTTAATTGATAATATTTTGGAACAATTTGAAGAAAGTAAAGGAGAATAA
- a CDS encoding DUF1366 domain-containing protein, translated as MRNWKVTGKYPQYDSTGAVASTHIIITAEDGAVIPQLIKQDLTSTNDTEIIKAALEEFKKSEYVEIAMGEAVQKVDDLEKISQETAKTAKTAQTAAGLAKVSAERTQRMINLQTIHVLTSGGKVEPDIYKGMLELIEPAKKGEYQAYDVFTVVDSTKEEDGEAGEGNLVFVHVNEPFTYEAQTLEELESEDKVTVIKYAELVKQD; from the coding sequence ATGCGCAATTGGAAAGTAACAGGGAAATATCCACAATATGACAGCACAGGAGCAGTCGCAAGCACACACATCATTATCACAGCAGAAGATGGCGCTGTTATCCCACAACTGATCAAGCAAGACTTAACCTCAACTAATGACACAGAGATTATCAAAGCCGCTTTGGAAGAATTTAAAAAATCCGAATATGTCGAAATCGCTATGGGCGAAGCAGTCCAAAAAGTTGATGACTTGGAAAAAATCTCACAAGAAACCGCTAAGACTGCTAAAACAGCCCAAACAGCCGCTGGACTAGCTAAGGTGTCCGCAGAGCGTACACAGCGGATGATTAACTTGCAAACCATCCACGTATTGACAAGTGGTGGGAAAGTTGAACCTGATATCTACAAAGGTATGTTAGAGCTAATCGAGCCAGCCAAAAAAGGTGAGTATCAAGCTTATGACGTGTTTACGGTGGTTGACAGTACTAAAGAGGAAGATGGTGAAGCAGGCGAAGGGAACTTAGTCTTTGTACATGTTAACGAGCCATTTACTTATGAGGCACAGACCTTAGAGGAGCTTGAGTCAGAGGACAAAGTAACAGTCATCAAATATGCGGAATTAGTTAAACAAGATTAG
- a CDS encoding C69 family dipeptidase: MDKKIQRFSCTTILVGKKASYDGSTMVARTEDSQNGDFTPKKMIVVKPEDQPRHYRSVQSSFEMDLPDNPMTYTSVPDALGKDGIWAEAGVNEANVAMSATETITTNSRVLGADPLVASGIGEEDMVTLVLPYIRSAREGVLRLGAILEDYGTYESNGVAFSDEHDIWWLETIGGHHWIARRVPDDAYVTNPNQFGIDHFEFNNPEDYLCSADLKDFIDTYHLDLTYSHEHFNPRYAFGSQRDKDRQYNTPRAWIMQKFLNPEIVQDPRSFALAWCQKPYRKITVEDVKYVLSSHYQDTGYDPYGSEGTPVSKKVFRPIGINRTSQTAILHIRPNKPQEIAAIQWMAYGSMPFNTMVPFFTQVKTIPDYFANTYENVFTDNFYWTNRLIAALADPHYNHHETDLDNYLEETMAKGHAMLHAVEAQLLAGETVDLEEENQKMSDYVQGETQTLLNKILFDASNLMTNRFSLSD, from the coding sequence ATGGATAAAAAAATACAGCGTTTTTCATGTACAACTATACTCGTCGGTAAAAAGGCATCTTATGATGGCTCAACCATGGTTGCTCGAACAGAAGATTCTCAAAATGGTGATTTCACGCCTAAAAAAATGATTGTGGTGAAACCAGAAGATCAACCGAGACATTACCGTTCGGTGCAATCTTCCTTTGAAATGGACTTACCGGACAATCCCATGACTTACACGTCTGTTCCCGATGCGCTTGGTAAAGATGGTATCTGGGCAGAAGCAGGCGTGAACGAGGCTAATGTGGCCATGTCAGCAACTGAAACCATCACTACCAATTCTCGTGTTTTAGGGGCAGATCCTCTAGTAGCTTCTGGTATTGGTGAGGAGGACATGGTGACCTTAGTGCTCCCTTATATCCGTTCTGCGCGTGAAGGGGTTTTGCGCCTTGGTGCCATTTTAGAAGACTATGGCACTTACGAGTCAAATGGTGTGGCTTTTTCAGATGAACATGACATTTGGTGGCTGGAAACGATTGGTGGTCATCACTGGATTGCAAGACGGGTGCCAGATGATGCTTATGTCACCAATCCCAATCAATTTGGCATTGATCATTTTGAATTTAACAATCCTGAAGATTACCTTTGCTCAGCTGATTTAAAGGACTTTATTGACACGTATCACTTAGATTTAACCTATAGCCATGAGCATTTTAATCCGCGCTATGCCTTTGGTAGTCAACGTGACAAAGACCGTCAGTATAATACGCCACGTGCTTGGATCATGCAAAAATTCTTAAACCCAGAAATTGTGCAAGACCCGCGCAGCTTTGCCCTTGCTTGGTGTCAAAAACCTTACCGTAAAATAACAGTAGAAGATGTCAAATATGTATTGAGTAGTCACTATCAGGACACGGGTTATGACCCTTACGGTTCAGAAGGAACTCCTGTTAGTAAGAAAGTCTTTCGCCCTATTGGCATTAACCGTACCAGCCAAACCGCTATCTTACACATTCGTCCTAATAAACCTCAAGAAATTGCCGCTATTCAATGGATGGCTTATGGGTCAATGCCATTTAATACCATGGTGCCTTTTTTCACACAGGTGAAGACTATTCCAGATTATTTTGCCAACACTTACGAAAATGTGTTTACCGACAATTTCTATTGGACCAACCGTCTGATTGCGGCTTTGGCAGATCCTCACTACAATCATCATGAAACTGATTTGGACAATTACTTGGAAGAAACCATGGCAAAAGGTCATGCCATGTTACATGCTGTGGAAGCACAGTTATTGGCTGGTGAAACAGTCGATTTGGA
- a CDS encoding DUF334 domain-containing protein, with product MGTIAPAFMELLLDANFCKAPVNNQDTLLKVYHREMAKDNVTIPYEIIAEYVYSHEDSVEENEKLNSNIDFIISEFSGTDTQKDILIKNLDKIKSNYSLAQTQKKFILKNSQEAKDVLEKIIPELNTLAKETSNLAATNDELKKQSAETDGVLQKVKQGVDDVRNTKSSIYTDFIAILGVFSAFVFVMFGGIDVARAIFDIGNDLQTLDLSRMITVSSLMLIGVLTLMYSLLLWVARITGKNFGNCYSSKCDNGCRHKWRHFLMRHSFYFSLMFLLVLTTVVSHCLLK from the coding sequence ATGGGTACAATAGCTCCAGCGTTTATGGAATTATTACTAGATGCTAATTTTTGCAAAGCACCAGTAAATAATCAAGACACTTTATTAAAGGTTTATCATAGGGAAATGGCTAAAGATAATGTCACAATTCCTTATGAAATAATTGCTGAATATGTGTATAGTCACGAAGATAGCGTTGAAGAAAATGAGAAATTAAACTCAAATATCGACTTTATTATTTCGGAATTTTCAGGGACTGATACACAAAAAGATATTTTGATAAAAAACCTCGATAAAATAAAAAGCAATTATTCATTAGCTCAAACTCAGAAAAAATTTATACTTAAAAACTCTCAAGAAGCTAAAGATGTTCTGGAGAAGATTATCCCTGAGCTAAACACATTAGCAAAAGAAACTTCTAACCTTGCAGCTACAAATGACGAATTAAAAAAACAATCCGCAGAGACTGACGGTGTTTTGCAAAAAGTTAAGCAAGGAGTGGATGATGTTCGGAATACAAAATCTTCAATCTACACAGACTTTATTGCTATCTTAGGAGTGTTTTCAGCTTTTGTTTTTGTTATGTTTGGTGGTATAGATGTAGCAAGGGCGATATTTGACATTGGTAATGATCTTCAGACTCTTGATTTATCAAGGATGATTACTGTCTCAAGTCTAATGCTAATCGGTGTATTGACATTGATGTATTCTTTGTTGCTGTGGGTAGCTAGAATTACAGGTAAAAATTTTGGTAACTGCTATTCGTCAAAATGTGATAATGGGTGTCGGCATAAATGGCGTCATTTTCTCATGAGACATTCATTTTATTTTTCTTTAATGTTCTTACTTGTTTTAACAACTGTAGTTAGTCACTGTCTCCTTAAATAA